TGCGCGCTGATCGCTCCTGTTGCCTTCCTGGTGCTGAGGGAATATGAAACGCCGGCTGCTGCCGGGCGCGGCGGCGTCAGGGGTTTCGATGTGCCCGGCGCGGCGCTTTTGTCTTCGGGCCTCTTTTGCGGTCTGATGGCTTTGAGCCAGGGCGGGTCGTGGGGATGGAACGATGCCAGGACGCTGGCGGGTTTCGCAGCCTTCGCGGTTTTGCTGGCGCTGTTCCTGTTTTGGGAGACGCGCGCACCGCGGCCGATGATCGACCTCGGGCTATTTCGTATCCGCTCTCTGGTGAGCGCCAACATCACCGCCTTCTTTTCCTCAGGGGCTCTCTTCGGGGCCTTCGTCCTGCTGCCTTTCCTCTTCCAGACAGTCGCCGGCAACTCGCCGGCGGTCACGGGACTGAAGATGGCGCCGCTGGCGCTGACGTTTCTTCTGATGGCGCCCCTGGGGGGACGTCTCACCGGAAAGATCGGCGCGCGCAATACGCCGCTGCTGGGACTCTCGATCGCCGCCATCGGGATCTACGCGGTATCGCGGGTAATATCCGTCGATGTCTCCACGGTGACCATGGGCATCGCCATAGCGATAATGGGCGTCGGCCTGGGGCTCACCAACGCGCCAGTAACGACAGCGGCGTTGCATGATGCCCCCGCTGACAAACAGGGGGTGGCTTCTTCATTGCCGCAGATGAGCCGATTTGTCGGCGGCTCGTTCGCCATCGCCATCGTCAGCGCCGTACTTTCCTGGCGCGTCAGCGCGCATCTGATCGGCATGGGGGTTCCCGCCGCCCAGGCGGCTGCGGTCTCGTCGGCCGACAGCGCCGGCCAGTTCTCCGGCGACCCGCTGATGCGGGCGGCATTCTCACAGGGATTTCAGGATGTGTTCCTGTTCACGATCGTGCTGGTGGCGCTGGCGATGCTGGCGGCCGCCTTTATCCCGCGGCTCGAGGAGAGGGAATAGGCGTGCATCCCTTTTCGGGGCATGGGCACAAAAAAAGGGACGCGCGGTGACGCGTCCCTGGATTCGTTCCCTCTAGCCGATCAAAAGATTTTTCTGGCCGTTGCGGCCGCGGCTTGGGGTCTTACTCGGTGGCTGCGGGGTCTACTCGGCGGCCGCGCTTCTCAGCTCGGCTATCTCGTCCTCGATCTCCAGCATCTGGAAGTCGATAGCGTGGCCTCCGTGCGAGGTCTTGACCTTCCTCAGCTCGCTTAATTCTGATTTCAGTTGCTCTATGCGCTGGGCGCGTTCCTCGGCGGTCATTTTCGCCTCCTCAAATTTGTTTTCCATGAACTTTTAGACGCCGCCGCGGTCGAAAGGTTGCAAATCCGCGGATCAGGAGCCGGCGCGGCTAGGTGAAGAAACTGGTGATGACCAGCAGCACGCTCAATATGATCAGCGCCACGGTCGTGGTCCCGGCGATCAGGTTGTTGAGGCGGCCGTTAGCGTACTTGCCCATGATGCCGCGGTCGTTGACGATCACCATGACAAAGATGAGGATGAGTGGCAGCAGGATGCCGTTGACGTCCTGGGCCAGAACCATGATGGCAAGCAGCGGCACGTTGGGGATGAGCGCCACCAGCGCCCCCACCACGATCGAGGCGGTGAAGATGCCGTGGAAGATCGGCGCCTCCTTGAACGAACGGTTGACCCCGGACTCGAAGCCGAAGGCCTCACAGATGGCGTAGGCGGTGGCCAGCGGCAGGATGCCGGCGGCCAGCACCGAGGCGTTCAGCAGTCCGAAGGCGAAGAGCTTGGAGGCGAACTGCCCCGCCAGCGGCACCAGCGCCAGCGCGGCGTCCTCGGCGCTGTTGATGTCGCCGCCGGTCGAGTAGATGGTGGCGGCGCAGGCGACGATGATGAAGAAAGCCACGACGTCGGTCACGATCGCGCCCATGATCACCTCCGCCCTGGTATAGCGGTAGTGCTTGATCGATATTCCCTTGTCGACTACGTAGGCCTGGATGAAGAACTGGCCCCAGGGCGTGATGGTGGTGCCGATGACGGCGATGAACAGCAGGATGTAGGCGGAGTTCAGCTGGAAGGTGGGCACAACCGTGCTGTGCAGCGCCTGGGCCCAGTCCGGATGCGCCAGGACGCCCGATACCACGTACGCCAGGTAAAAACTTGAGAAGACCAGGAAGACCCGCTCGGCGATCTTGTAGGAGCCCCGCACCACCAGCAGCCAGATCATGACCGCGATGAAGGGCACGGTGTAATACTTGGATGCGCCGAAGAGCTGGAAGCTGGTGGCGATGCCGGAAAATTCAGCGATGGTAGTGCCCAGGTTGGCTATCAGCATCGCGGTCATGGCGAAGACGGTAAGCTTCAGGCGGAAGCGCTCGCGGATGAGCGCCGCCAGGCCCTGGCCGGTGACCACTCCCATGCGCGCGCCCATCTCCTGGGTCACCGCCAGGCTGAACGTGATCAGCAGCAGCATCCACAGCATGCCGTAGCCGAAGCGCGCGCCGGCGATGGAGTATGTGGCGATGCCGCCGGCGTCGTTATCGGCGTTGGCGGTGATCAGCCCTGGGCCCATCATCGCCAGGAACAGCAGCAGGCGGGTGCGGCCGATGCGCGGCAGCGGCAGCGCCGACAGCCGGGGAGACGGCAGCGACGATAGCCGGGGACGGCTCATGTTGACGCTCGGCATCCGCGGGCGGCCGAAACGGCGAAGTAGCTTAAAACGGCGCATGGGTCAGGCCCAGGCTAGCCGAAGATCTTCGGCAGCCGTTTTTTCCAGGAGAGGGGAAGGATGATATCGATGGCGTCATCGACGGTGATGATGCCGCGGAGAATGTTGTCCTCATCGGTGACCGGCACCGCCAGCAGGTTGTACTTGGCGACGACCTGTGCTACTTCCTCCAGCGGCGTGTCGGTGCGGATGCTGATCAGGTGATGCTCCATGAACTCCTCGACCCTCTGGTCGCGGCGGGCGAGCAGCAGGTCGCGCAGCGAGACGACGCCGGCGAGATGGCCGTCGTCATCGACGACGTAGATGTAATAAATGGTCTCGGCGTCAGGCTCGAGCTCGCGCAGGCGGCCGATGGCCTGGCCGGCTGTCATTCCCGGCGGCAGCGGCACGAATTCGGTGGTCATGATGCCGCCGGCCGTGTCTTCCTCGTAGCGCAGCAGCTGTTTGACGTCGCGCGCCTCCTTGAGGCGCATCGAGGCCAGCAGCGACGCGGCCTTTTCTTCCGGCAGGTCGGCCAGCAGGTCTGCGGCGTCGTCAGGATCCATGTTGGAGAGGATGGTCGCGGCCTTGCGTTCGTCCATGTCGTTGAGCAGTATCGCCTGGAAGTTGGGGTGCATCTCCTCGACGGTGTCGGCGGCGATCTCGTCCTCGAGCGACTCTACCACGGCGACCCGCTCTTCCGGGGAGAGCTCGTTGGCGATGTCGGCGATGTCGGCGGGGTGCAGCAGCGCCAGTTTGTCGTGCGTCACCTGCAGCTTCATGCCGGCTTCGCCCCCGCTCACCGGCTCCACCGCCTTCCAGTCGAGCAGGTGCGGTTCAACCCGGCGCGACAGACGCTCGGCCAGCTTCGAGAGGCCCAGACGGCGCATGATGGCGCCGCCGGAGATATCGACGCCGACGACGCGCAGGCTGCCGTTGGCGCGGGCCAGC
This DNA window, taken from Actinomycetota bacterium, encodes the following:
- a CDS encoding CBS domain-containing protein; amino-acid sequence: MFFLSKLLGQQVKDSRSQSVGVLDDIVVTIKRKYPSATKLVVKKGRQKMLLPWQLVRNFEESQTMLRLPESELKAVEPEDGEIFLAGDILDKQIVDTEGHKLIRVNDLQLARANGSLRVVGVDISGGAIMRRLGLSKLAERLSRRVEPHLLDWKAVEPVSGGEAGMKLQVTHDKLALLHPADIADIANELSPEERVAVVESLEDEIAADTVEEMHPNFQAILLNDMDERKAATILSNMDPDDAADLLADLPEEKAASLLASMRLKEARDVKQLLRYEEDTAGGIMTTEFVPLPPGMTAGQAIGRLRELEPDAETIYYIYVVDDDGHLAGVVSLRDLLLARRDQRVEEFMEHHLISIRTDTPLEEVAQVVAKYNLLAVPVTDEDNILRGIITVDDAIDIILPLSWKKRLPKIFG
- a CDS encoding DHA2 family efflux MFS transporter permease subunit, yielding MSASLSHKVRFHPQYRWLVLVTVAAGMMMAILSSSIVNIALPDISTEFGSSISTTAWVASIYMIMQATFMPVSGRAGDIFGHKRIFIAGLLLFAAMSVFCTFAWNAESLIAGRGIMAIGTSALSPMSLAFVMSAFPGRDRAQALGLMGGLMGAAPTVGFVSGGFLVQALGWRSVFLIAVPLCALIAPVAFLVLREYETPAAAGRGGVRGFDVPGAALLSSGLFCGLMALSQGGSWGWNDARTLAGFAAFAVLLALFLFWETRAPRPMIDLGLFRIRSLVSANITAFFSSGALFGAFVLLPFLFQTVAGNSPAVTGLKMAPLALTFLLMAPLGGRLTGKIGARNTPLLGLSIAAIGIYAVSRVISVDVSTVTMGIAIAIMGVGLGLTNAPVTTAALHDAPADKQGVASSLPQMSRFVGGSFAIAIVSAVLSWRVSAHLIGMGVPAAQAAAVSSADSAGQFSGDPLMRAAFSQGFQDVFLFTIVLVALAMLAAAFIPRLEERE
- a CDS encoding Nramp family divalent metal transporter, yielding MSRPRLSSLPSPRLSALPLPRIGRTRLLLFLAMMGPGLITANADNDAGGIATYSIAGARFGYGMLWMLLLITFSLAVTQEMGARMGVVTGQGLAALIRERFRLKLTVFAMTAMLIANLGTTIAEFSGIATSFQLFGASKYYTVPFIAVMIWLLVVRGSYKIAERVFLVFSSFYLAYVVSGVLAHPDWAQALHSTVVPTFQLNSAYILLFIAVIGTTITPWGQFFIQAYVVDKGISIKHYRYTRAEVIMGAIVTDVVAFFIIVACAATIYSTGGDINSAEDAALALVPLAGQFASKLFAFGLLNASVLAAGILPLATAYAICEAFGFESGVNRSFKEAPIFHGIFTASIVVGALVALIPNVPLLAIMVLAQDVNGILLPLILIFVMVIVNDRGIMGKYANGRLNNLIAGTTTVALIILSVLLVITSFFT